The following are from one region of the Hallerella porci genome:
- a CDS encoding uroporphyrinogen-III synthase has protein sequence MSQEPKRLPHFGTRNINVNLIFTKIDAPSKEFVESEKAKGNVVLHIPALKFSKTEISLEIFECDAAFVGSPRAAMIACDALKNFNGSIFTAGEKTAQFLLQQGISVAAAGTLEGASKNFPEFLRIRKTKKIAWISAQETAADLTKIAEENHVAIQHFPVYKTNAAEIDEEKMQALTHPLIWNFYSGKAVKAMLRFVQKNDAVNLFGASAKKAFEENF, from the coding sequence ATGTCGCAGGAACCGAAGCGATTGCCGCATTTTGGAACGCGGAACATTAACGTGAATTTGATTTTTACAAAAATCGATGCGCCTTCGAAAGAATTTGTCGAAAGTGAAAAGGCAAAAGGAAATGTTGTCTTGCATATTCCCGCATTAAAATTTTCGAAGACGGAAATTTCGTTAGAAATTTTTGAATGCGATGCGGCATTTGTCGGAAGCCCGCGGGCTGCGATGATCGCTTGCGATGCGCTTAAAAATTTTAATGGCTCGATTTTTACGGCGGGCGAAAAAACGGCGCAGTTCCTTTTGCAGCAAGGAATTTCGGTTGCGGCAGCGGGAACATTAGAAGGTGCCTCAAAAAATTTCCCTGAATTTTTGCGCATTCGAAAAACGAAAAAAATCGCGTGGATTTCGGCGCAAGAAACGGCTGCGGATTTGACAAAAATTGCAGAAGAAAATCATGTTGCAATTCAACATTTCCCCGTTTACAAAACGAATGCTGCAGAAATCGATGAAGAAAAAATGCAAGCGTTAACGCATCCGCTGATTTGGAATTTTTATTCGGGAAAAGCGGTGAAAGCAATGCTTCGCTTTGTGCAAAAAAATGATGCAGTGAATTTATTTGGAGCAAGCGCCAAAAAAGCGTTTGAAGAAAATTTCTAA
- a CDS encoding TIGR01212 family radical SAM protein (This family includes YhcC from E. coli K-12, an uncharacterized radical SAM protein.) translates to MSAQKFYTTYKEFLAKVFPDFKRVRKLPLSGGMSCPNLDGSNGKGGCSYCNNKSFSPVWDKASVSVQEQIAEFLPRIRRKYKDAGILAYFQPYTNTYAPVERLREIYEPAFASNEIAGVAIGTRPDCVPDDVLELLAYENSRKPVILELGLQTANEETLKVIGRGHSVSDFCEASSRAHAAGLLVSSHVILGLPGENFRDFERTAEVIRETKMSAVKIHPLHIVRGTRLAESFARKEFELLSFDDYCKAVARFIQIVGKDVAIERFSGEAQNETLIAPDWCGDRNQIVSKVEEILSTSL, encoded by the coding sequence ATGAGTGCGCAAAAATTTTACACGACTTACAAAGAATTTTTAGCAAAAGTTTTTCCGGATTTTAAACGCGTGCGGAAGCTTCCGCTTTCGGGCGGGATGTCGTGTCCGAATTTAGACGGTTCTAATGGAAAAGGCGGCTGCAGTTATTGCAACAATAAATCGTTCAGTCCGGTTTGGGATAAAGCGAGCGTCAGCGTGCAAGAACAAATTGCAGAATTTTTGCCGCGGATTCGAAGGAAATATAAAGACGCAGGAATCCTCGCATACTTTCAACCTTATACAAATACTTATGCGCCTGTGGAAAGATTGCGCGAAATTTACGAGCCCGCATTTGCGTCAAATGAAATTGCTGGCGTTGCGATTGGAACGCGTCCAGACTGCGTTCCCGATGATGTCTTGGAACTTCTCGCTTATGAAAATTCGCGGAAGCCGGTGATTTTGGAATTGGGATTGCAAACGGCGAATGAGGAAACTTTAAAAGTGATTGGGCGCGGCCATTCGGTTTCAGATTTTTGTGAAGCCTCTTCGCGGGCGCATGCTGCGGGGCTTCTCGTTTCGTCGCATGTGATTCTCGGACTTCCCGGAGAAAATTTTCGCGATTTTGAAAGGACGGCAGAAGTCATTCGGGAAACGAAAATGTCTGCGGTGAAAATTCACCCGCTTCATATTGTCCGCGGCACAAGACTTGCAGAATCTTTTGCGCGGAAAGAATTTGAATTGCTTTCTTTTGACGATTATTGCAAAGCTGTTGCGCGTTTCATTCAAATTGTCGGGAAAGATGTGGCGATTGAACGCTTTAGCGGCGAAGCGCAAAATGAAACTTTAATCGCTCCCGATTGGTGTGGCGACCGCAATCAAATCGTTTCGAAAGTTGAAGAAATTTTAAGCACTTCGCTTTAA
- a CDS encoding MATE family efflux transporter: protein MADNVKDRSIISLSWPLIITFGIGVFQPMMDSWFLSRTSESAAAGVGALMPILGTIFMAIQAFSQAGASIASQFMGANSSSHARSTISMVLVGSLLLGVAMTLLVFPSSKWIVHALGLDGDTAKFGIQFLQIVCFGFVFRALQTTLTAMIATHGLTIWNLIGNSITIALNIGLNIIFLNGIFGIPKMHVEGVALATALSWAFSSGILWLVLRFKVHHKTKKVDIKRSRVVLGDWIRIGLPAAAEPVSFQLFQVFITAMVVHLGTLAVTARVFSANFAMFAIILGVGLGNGNQILVAHLVGAHDYQKANRRTFQSLIASSSLGFLVALIVALLGPHLMSFYTNNPEVIELGSACLWCDVILQPFKSANVILTGSLRAAGDSKFPAIFGSLMMWTLGAGTALFLAFVLDLGLIGLWLGMASDEFYRSCANLWRWKSGRWKNATVV, encoded by the coding sequence ATGGCAGACAACGTCAAAGACCGCAGCATTATTAGCCTTTCGTGGCCACTCATCATCACATTTGGCATTGGCGTTTTTCAGCCGATGATGGACAGTTGGTTTCTTTCGCGGACAAGCGAAAGCGCAGCCGCTGGCGTCGGCGCTCTCATGCCGATTTTAGGCACCATCTTTATGGCGATCCAAGCTTTTTCGCAAGCGGGAGCAAGCATCGCTTCGCAATTTATGGGAGCCAATTCTTCGAGCCATGCGCGTTCCACGATTTCGATGGTCCTTGTCGGCAGTTTACTTTTGGGCGTTGCGATGACTCTTCTCGTATTTCCTTCGTCCAAGTGGATTGTCCACGCTCTCGGACTCGATGGCGATACCGCAAAATTCGGCATTCAATTTTTGCAAATCGTCTGCTTTGGATTTGTCTTCCGCGCGCTTCAAACAACGCTCACCGCGATGATTGCGACTCATGGGCTCACCATTTGGAATCTCATCGGCAATTCAATTACGATTGCGCTGAACATCGGGCTCAACATCATCTTTTTAAATGGAATTTTCGGAATTCCGAAAATGCATGTCGAAGGAGTCGCTCTCGCGACCGCGCTTTCGTGGGCATTTTCCAGCGGAATTCTTTGGCTCGTTCTGCGATTTAAAGTGCATCACAAAACAAAAAAAGTGGACATTAAACGTTCGCGCGTTGTCCTCGGCGATTGGATTCGCATCGGGCTTCCCGCTGCCGCAGAACCGGTCAGCTTTCAACTTTTCCAAGTTTTCATCACTGCGATGGTCGTGCACTTAGGAACCTTAGCAGTAACCGCCCGCGTCTTTAGCGCAAACTTTGCAATGTTCGCCATTATCTTAGGCGTCGGACTCGGAAACGGAAATCAAATTCTCGTCGCCCATCTCGTCGGTGCACACGATTATCAAAAAGCAAATCGCCGCACGTTTCAATCACTCATCGCTAGCAGCAGTTTAGGATTTCTCGTCGCGTTAATCGTCGCCCTTTTAGGACCGCACTTGATGAGTTTTTACACGAATAATCCCGAAGTCATTGAACTCGGCAGCGCTTGCCTTTGGTGCGATGTAATTCTTCAGCCGTTTAAATCGGCAAATGTGATTTTAACCGGATCACTCCGCGCAGCGGGCGATTCAAAATTCCCCGCCATTTTCGGAAGCTTAATGATGTGGACTCTCGGCGCGGGCACCGCACTTTTCCTCGCTTTCGTTTTGGATCTCGGTTTGATAGGGCTTTGGCTCGGCATGGCAAGCGATGAATTTTACCGTTCTTGCGCAAACCTTTGGCGTTGGAAAAGCGGACGTTGGAAAAACGCAACCGTCGTCTAA
- a CDS encoding proline--tRNA ligase has translation MKLSKFFYTTLRETPSDATMPSHIFLMRGGYIKPLSTGIYSYLPMGFRVLKKIENLIREEMNAIDGLEVNLPVVQTAELWSESGRYTAIGEELLRFKDRNNHNMVLAMTHEEAITDLVRYVVSSYKQLPVMLYQFQTKYRDEARARGGLIRVREFLMKDAYSFHTSQEDLDKHYELEYKAYQNIFRKVGIEPVIVQSDTGIMGGKVAHEFMLDTPNGEDYLILCKHCGYQANREIATFERVPYQGDANAPLEKVPTPHAATIDDLCKFLNVKPEATAKCVFFDFNGKLVTCLVPGNLDVSEIKLHNLLKAKELYPAEDSLIEKCGMVPGFASPIGAHDSIVIVDTALENSYDLVVGANEKGFHYLHCNPKRDMSGYQVADIAEAEEGCKCPKCGEPLSETRGIELGNIFKLGTKFSSSMNAKFLTADRKEEPIVMGCYGIGVGRLMASVVENSHDEFGPIWPKTIAPFQVEIVNIVKESDVADKLEKELEAAGFEVLVDDRDERAGVKFKDADLWGIPIRIALGKKGLANGQVEWKLRSEKDMTMVNLSDVVEKVKEFYK, from the coding sequence ATGAAGCTTTCTAAGTTCTTTTATACTACGCTCCGCGAAACGCCGAGCGATGCGACTATGCCGAGCCACATCTTTTTGATGCGCGGCGGTTATATCAAGCCACTTTCCACGGGAATTTATAGCTATCTGCCGATGGGTTTCCGCGTTCTCAAAAAAATCGAAAATTTGATTCGCGAAGAAATGAATGCGATCGACGGACTCGAAGTCAATTTGCCGGTTGTGCAAACCGCAGAACTTTGGAGCGAATCCGGACGTTATACCGCTATCGGCGAAGAACTTTTGCGTTTCAAAGATCGCAACAATCACAATATGGTTCTTGCGATGACGCACGAAGAAGCGATTACCGATCTCGTCCGCTATGTCGTTTCAAGCTATAAACAACTTCCGGTGATGCTTTATCAATTTCAAACGAAATACCGCGATGAAGCACGTGCCCGCGGCGGTCTTATCCGCGTCCGCGAATTTTTGATGAAAGATGCTTACAGTTTCCACACTTCGCAAGAAGATTTGGACAAGCATTACGAACTCGAATACAAAGCGTATCAAAATATTTTCCGCAAAGTGGGAATTGAACCCGTCATCGTGCAAAGCGATACCGGCATCATGGGCGGAAAAGTGGCGCACGAATTTATGCTCGATACGCCGAACGGCGAAGATTATTTGATTCTCTGCAAACATTGCGGTTACCAAGCAAACCGTGAAATTGCGACCTTCGAACGCGTTCCGTATCAAGGCGATGCCAACGCTCCTCTTGAAAAAGTTCCGACGCCGCATGCAGCGACCATCGACGATCTTTGCAAATTCTTAAATGTCAAACCGGAAGCGACTGCGAAGTGCGTTTTCTTTGACTTTAACGGAAAACTCGTCACATGCCTCGTCCCCGGAAATTTGGATGTTTCGGAAATCAAATTGCACAATTTGTTAAAAGCAAAAGAACTTTACCCCGCCGAAGATTCTCTCATTGAAAAATGCGGTATGGTTCCGGGATTTGCAAGTCCGATCGGCGCTCACGATTCCATCGTCATCGTTGATACCGCCCTCGAAAATTCCTACGATCTCGTCGTCGGCGCTAACGAAAAAGGCTTCCATTATTTGCACTGCAATCCGAAGCGCGATATGAGCGGTTACCAAGTCGCCGACATCGCCGAAGCCGAAGAAGGCTGCAAATGCCCGAAATGCGGAGAACCTCTTTCAGAAACCCGCGGCATTGAACTCGGAAATATTTTCAAGCTCGGCACAAAATTCTCGAGCAGCATGAACGCGAAATTCCTCACCGCCGACAGAAAAGAAGAACCTATCGTCATGGGTTGCTACGGAATTGGCGTCGGCCGTTTGATGGCTTCTGTCGTCGAAAACAGTCACGATGAATTCGGACCGATTTGGCCAAAAACCATCGCACCTTTCCAAGTTGAAATCGTGAACATCGTCAAAGAATCCGATGTTGCCGACAAACTCGAAAAAGAATTGGAAGCCGCTGGCTTTGAAGTCTTAGTCGATGACCGCGATGAACGCGCTGGCGTGAAATTCAAAGACGCTGACTTGTGGGGAATTCCAATCCGCATTGCGCTCGGCAAAAAAGGCCTCGCCAACGGACAAGTCGAATGGAAGCTCCGTTCCGAAAAGGATATGACGATGGTCAACCTTTCCGATGTCGTCGAGAAAGTCAAAGAATTTTACAAATAA
- a CDS encoding FKBP-type peptidyl-prolyl cis-trans isomerase N-terminal domain-containing protein, which yields MKLRTLAFAASAAALSVSLSACNSGKSESVKVDSNAADDVKMAYMLGSQFGAQTYTVETEQLEFKMDEAEFYAALEDGFKMVTDTAFKIKHPDSVMASIAQSMNTRARSIMMAKMPQFKQDSTDTVTVKAPKKPGPMPSEMIKDASYLLGVQFGAQFASIKQQSGAEMNLEAYKQGVRDARARAADTTIQLKLLPDTLQAVSQRLRDKIMEERKALMEKQKAEEEAVKKAIEPLKGDTLADGTQAKLNFAVKATGISVSAENLQAYAGKPLFVFYFSTTCGHCRHATPEVKEIASQFKEIKSIAIASGGNSKRDVRSYIDEFKLDEAGIDVFFDESREFGELYSDGYVPKVYVVKADGSLMTFKNFEAQKDSIKAELGKLK from the coding sequence ATGAAATTACGTACTCTTGCGTTTGCAGCGTCGGCAGCCGCTTTGTCGGTTTCGCTTTCGGCTTGCAACTCGGGAAAGTCTGAATCGGTAAAAGTGGATTCAAATGCTGCAGACGATGTGAAAATGGCTTATATGCTCGGTTCACAATTCGGCGCGCAAACTTATACCGTCGAAACGGAACAACTCGAATTTAAAATGGATGAAGCGGAATTTTACGCAGCTCTCGAAGATGGATTTAAAATGGTGACGGACACCGCTTTTAAAATCAAGCATCCGGATTCGGTGATGGCTTCCATTGCGCAGAGTATGAATACGCGTGCGCGTTCCATTATGATGGCGAAAATGCCGCAGTTCAAGCAGGATTCGACGGATACCGTGACGGTGAAAGCGCCGAAAAAACCGGGTCCGATGCCATCAGAAATGATCAAAGATGCGTCGTATCTTTTGGGCGTTCAATTCGGTGCACAATTTGCTTCGATTAAGCAGCAATCGGGCGCAGAAATGAATTTGGAAGCTTACAAACAAGGCGTCCGTGATGCCCGCGCTCGCGCTGCGGATACGACGATTCAGTTAAAACTTTTGCCGGATACACTTCAAGCGGTAAGCCAACGTCTTCGCGATAAAATTATGGAAGAACGCAAAGCGTTGATGGAAAAGCAAAAAGCAGAAGAAGAAGCGGTGAAGAAAGCGATTGAACCGCTCAAGGGCGATACTCTTGCTGACGGAACTCAAGCGAAATTAAATTTTGCGGTGAAGGCAACGGGCATTTCGGTTTCCGCAGAAAATTTACAAGCTTACGCTGGAAAGCCGCTCTTCGTTTTCTACTTCTCGACGACTTGCGGTCACTGCCGCCACGCGACTCCCGAAGTGAAAGAAATCGCATCGCAATTTAAGGAAATTAAATCCATCGCTATCGCAAGCGGTGGCAATTCCAAGCGCGATGTGCGCAGTTATATCGATGAATTCAAATTGGATGAAGCGGGAATTGATGTCTTCTTTGACGAATCCCGCGAATTCGGTGAACTTTACAGCGATGGCTACGTTCCGAAAGTTTACGTCGTCAAAGCGGACGGTTCTTTGATGACTTTCAAAAACTTTGAAGCGCAGAAGGATTCCATTAAAGCGGAACTTGGCAAGTTGAAGTAA
- a CDS encoding division/cell wall cluster transcriptional repressor MraZ — protein MELNEFIGQAKTALDEKGRTPVPREFRRVLSDEECESLIVSFGEADSLILWTIEEYRKFTAHLEARPATKKNIDFRRRFKANSHLVVLDKQNRILLSKDDKVRAKLEGEVLYVARSGKSAELWNPVIYNSKFGFNSEEDLKEFDDGFFDDVSSGSADENR, from the coding sequence ATGGAATTGAACGAATTCATAGGGCAAGCCAAAACGGCTCTCGACGAAAAGGGACGGACTCCCGTTCCTAGGGAATTTCGTCGTGTACTCTCGGATGAAGAGTGCGAGTCATTGATTGTGTCCTTTGGAGAAGCGGATTCTTTGATCTTGTGGACGATTGAAGAATATCGTAAGTTCACCGCTCATTTAGAAGCGCGCCCAGCGACCAAGAAGAACATTGATTTTCGCCGTCGTTTCAAGGCAAATTCGCATTTGGTGGTTTTAGACAAACAAAACCGCATTTTGCTTTCGAAAGACGACAAAGTCCGAGCCAAACTAGAAGGCGAAGTCCTCTATGTGGCGCGTTCGGGCAAGTCGGCGGAACTTTGGAATCCGGTAATCTACAACTCGAAGTTTGGCTTCAATTCAGAAGAAGACTTGAAGGAGTTCGACGACGGATTCTTTGACGATGTGTCTTCGGGGTCGGCAGATGAAAATCGCTGA
- the rsmH gene encoding 16S rRNA (cytosine(1402)-N(4))-methyltransferase RsmH produces MKIAEYHSPVLFEECMKALIWDPNGVYADCTLGGGGHSEGILKRLSAAGHLHSFDRDPEAIAYATQRLSPFSSQVTFHPVPFGRLADEVQPNSLSGILYDLGISSHQVDDDARGFTFQGTNPIDLRMDSRSDFSAQEWLRTNSPEAMTKAFKENADLDRAYKLTLNIQSVIADLKTPILPQHIKSAVEKTYPDRMRDVNSILARVFQAIRMEVNSELDEIRSSMRAAVDALIPGGRLVVITYHSVEDRTVKLTCAEFERACICPPQSPVCLCGGNHQKLKKVLRKPGLPSAEEIARNPRARSAKLRVYEKV; encoded by the coding sequence ATGAAAATCGCTGAATATCATTCCCCAGTTCTGTTTGAAGAATGCATGAAGGCTCTAATTTGGGACCCGAATGGCGTTTATGCGGATTGCACTCTCGGCGGAGGCGGCCATTCCGAAGGCATTTTAAAACGCCTCTCGGCTGCGGGACATTTGCATTCCTTTGACCGCGATCCCGAAGCAATCGCGTACGCAACGCAAAGACTTTCGCCGTTTTCTTCTCAAGTAACATTTCATCCGGTGCCGTTTGGCAGACTAGCAGATGAAGTTCAACCGAATTCGCTTTCGGGGATTTTATATGACTTGGGAATCAGCAGTCATCAGGTCGATGACGATGCGCGCGGCTTTACTTTCCAAGGGACAAATCCGATTGATTTGCGGATGGATTCGCGTTCGGATTTTAGCGCACAAGAATGGTTACGCACAAATTCACCTGAAGCGATGACGAAAGCGTTTAAAGAAAATGCGGATTTGGATCGTGCGTACAAATTAACTTTGAATATTCAAAGCGTTATAGCAGATTTGAAAACGCCGATTTTGCCGCAGCATATCAAGTCTGCGGTGGAAAAAACTTATCCGGATCGAATGCGCGATGTCAACAGCATTCTCGCCCGCGTTTTCCAAGCGATTCGCATGGAAGTGAATTCGGAATTGGACGAAATCCGTTCGAGTATGCGGGCAGCCGTCGATGCGTTAATTCCGGGCGGGCGTCTTGTCGTCATCACTTATCATTCGGTGGAAGATCGCACGGTGAAGCTCACTTGCGCCGAATTTGAACGTGCTTGCATTTGTCCGCCGCAATCTCCCGTATGCCTTTGCGGGGGAAATCATCAAAAATTAAAGAAAGTTTTGCGGAAACCGGGACTTCCGAGTGCAGAAGAAATTGCGCGGAATCCGCGGGCTCGTTCTGCGAAATTGAGGGTGTACGAAAAAGTATGA
- a CDS encoding penicillin-binding protein, with product MRLSRMSWVILLTIAIWFVMLGRTFQIQVIDSDKYTKIANMHARDRAIRKAPRGRILDRNGRIFAQSIQERVGESNRTEDRRIFPQGVLASQLIGQVGRDGQGLFGLEFLFEDKFRGTDGWQMRILNSKRHVQAGRIQDGADPIPGKDLVLTIDRDIQEIVEKALKDGVETYHAESGSAVVVDPYTGEILAMASYPTFDPNAPISAASRAKRNDIVTLAYEPGSTFKAITAATAIETHSVNPETIFSGEKGAWNAGNGIIIHDDGRRDHGDHNMTGAMAVSSNIIFAKIADSIGDKKFYSYVRDFGFGSKTAIELPGEESGLLKPPHTWSGRTGKTMGYGHEILVTPIQMVMSYCAIANGGILYQPTIVKAWRSLEGDTLELQKPIQVRRVISEKTAARVRSMLREVVEIGTGKRVNSQKLSGIAFGGKTGTAEKYNKELRRYDHTRQVASFIGLAPAENPRYVCMVLMDDPKGQTSGGATSGPIFRKIMEGIYYGPSISPLPYNLANVSVHENCNVEFVGLPRTEAKNQAESRKCPVTFEGEGSTVIASEYDFENSGRKLRLGTLNVQKMPNLAGLTLRDALEQIGELSGSIEYEGVGRVKKQYPAPDAVIKRGEKFKLILSEKG from the coding sequence ATGCGTTTAAGTCGGATGTCTTGGGTGATTTTATTGACGATTGCGATTTGGTTTGTGATGTTAGGACGCACATTCCAAATTCAAGTTATCGATAGCGATAAGTACACGAAAATTGCGAATATGCATGCGCGCGACCGCGCTATTCGAAAGGCTCCGCGTGGACGCATTCTCGACCGTAACGGAAGAATTTTTGCGCAGAGCATTCAAGAACGCGTGGGCGAATCGAATCGCACCGAAGACCGTCGCATTTTCCCGCAAGGCGTTTTAGCGTCGCAATTAATCGGGCAAGTGGGCCGCGACGGACAAGGACTTTTTGGACTCGAATTTTTGTTTGAAGATAAATTCCGCGGAACGGACGGTTGGCAAATGCGCATTTTAAATAGCAAGCGTCATGTGCAAGCGGGACGCATCCAAGATGGCGCTGATCCGATTCCGGGAAAAGATTTGGTGTTGACGATTGACCGCGATATTCAAGAAATCGTGGAAAAAGCTTTGAAAGATGGCGTGGAAACTTATCACGCCGAAAGCGGAAGCGCTGTCGTCGTCGATCCTTATACCGGCGAAATTTTAGCGATGGCGAGTTATCCGACTTTTGATCCGAATGCGCCGATTAGCGCAGCATCGCGGGCGAAGCGCAATGACATCGTCACTCTTGCTTACGAACCGGGTTCGACATTTAAAGCGATTACGGCAGCGACTGCAATTGAAACGCATTCTGTAAATCCAGAAACGATTTTTAGCGGAGAAAAGGGCGCGTGGAATGCGGGCAACGGCATTATTATTCACGATGACGGCAGACGCGATCACGGCGATCACAATATGACGGGCGCGATGGCGGTTTCGTCGAATATCATTTTTGCAAAAATCGCAGATAGTATCGGCGATAAAAAATTCTACAGCTATGTGCGCGATTTTGGATTTGGCTCGAAGACGGCGATTGAACTCCCCGGCGAAGAAAGCGGACTCTTAAAACCGCCGCATACGTGGAGTGGTCGCACGGGAAAAACGATGGGCTACGGCCACGAAATTTTGGTGACGCCGATTCAAATGGTGATGAGCTATTGTGCGATTGCAAATGGCGGCATTTTGTATCAGCCGACGATTGTGAAAGCGTGGCGTTCATTAGAAGGCGATACTTTGGAACTTCAAAAACCGATTCAAGTGCGCCGAGTCATTTCGGAAAAAACTGCAGCGCGTGTGCGTTCAATGCTTCGCGAAGTGGTGGAAATTGGAACGGGTAAACGCGTCAATTCGCAGAAACTTTCGGGAATTGCGTTCGGCGGGAAAACGGGAACGGCAGAAAAGTACAATAAAGAATTGCGCCGTTACGATCATACGCGGCAAGTGGCTTCTTTTATCGGGCTTGCGCCTGCAGAAAATCCGCGTTACGTTTGCATGGTTTTAATGGATGATCCGAAAGGGCAAACTTCGGGCGGTGCGACTTCGGGTCCGATTTTCCGAAAAATTATGGAAGGCATTTATTACGGGCCATCGATTTCACCGTTGCCGTATAATTTGGCGAATGTTTCGGTTCACGAAAATTGCAATGTCGAATTTGTCGGGCTCCCGAGAACGGAAGCGAAAAATCAAGCGGAAAGCCGGAAATGCCCAGTCACATTTGAAGGCGAAGGCTCAACGGTAATCGCTTCGGAATATGATTTTGAAAATAGCGGGCGGAAGCTGCGTCTTGGCACATTGAATGTGCAAAAGATGCCGAATTTAGCGGGGCTTACGTTACGCGATGCGTTGGAACAAATCGGAGAACTTTCGGGTTCAATTGAATACGAAGGCGTGGGACGCGTGAAGAAACAATATCCTGCTCCCGATGCGGTCATTAAACGCGGTGAAAAATTTAAGCTCATTCTTTCTGAGAAAGGTTAG
- a CDS encoding UDP-N-acetylmuramoyl-L-alanyl-D-glutamate--2,6-diaminopimelate ligase, giving the protein MLSETILKNLKIQGLCDDSRKVKPGDLFFAMPGEQSVDFARNALSQGAVAVVGECEAPQDLASKWILVPSVKEERASVAKIFYHDPFSKLSAHAVTGTNGKTTSAFLMESMLSSDGRKTALVGTICKKIGDKVIASNLTTPGILELYAFAADAVAAGCTDFVMEASSHSLHQGRVQGIRYRSALFSNLTEDHLDYHKTMENYFQAKKLLFTKYLAEDGVAVINVDDEYGERLFQEIATKKISVSRLGKSGAMIAPTAIQSSEDGLILTVPAIAETPIETALVGEFNADNVLLVMSWAKAIGISEASIRKALKTVKVPGRFEMTFNDGNRRVIVDYAHTPDALERVLRVARSLTKGKLSVVFGCGGDRDRNKRHIMGAIAENGADFAWVTSDNPRTEKPEAIIEDIVSGMHSDHFKVIVSREEAIREACHAMQSGDFLVVAGKGHENYQIIGKTKHHFDDHEIILREMH; this is encoded by the coding sequence ATGCTTTCTGAAACCATTCTGAAGAATTTGAAAATTCAAGGACTTTGCGATGATTCTCGCAAGGTAAAACCGGGCGATTTGTTTTTTGCAATGCCTGGAGAACAGTCTGTCGATTTTGCACGAAACGCTTTGAGTCAAGGCGCGGTAGCTGTTGTCGGCGAATGCGAAGCGCCGCAAGATCTCGCAAGCAAATGGATTTTAGTTCCGAGCGTCAAAGAAGAACGCGCATCGGTTGCAAAAATTTTCTATCACGATCCGTTTTCAAAACTTTCGGCGCATGCGGTCACAGGAACAAACGGAAAAACGACGAGCGCATTTTTAATGGAATCGATGCTTTCGAGCGATGGCAGAAAAACCGCTCTCGTTGGAACGATTTGCAAAAAAATTGGCGACAAAGTAATCGCTTCGAATTTGACGACTCCCGGCATTTTGGAATTGTATGCGTTTGCAGCAGATGCTGTCGCTGCGGGCTGCACCGATTTTGTGATGGAAGCTTCTTCGCATTCTCTGCATCAAGGACGCGTTCAAGGCATTCGTTATCGGAGTGCGCTTTTCTCCAATTTGACCGAAGATCATTTGGATTATCACAAGACGATGGAAAATTATTTCCAAGCGAAAAAACTTTTGTTCACCAAGTACTTGGCGGAAGATGGCGTCGCGGTAATCAATGTGGACGATGAATATGGAGAACGTCTTTTCCAAGAAATTGCGACGAAAAAAATTTCGGTTTCGCGTCTTGGAAAATCGGGTGCGATGATTGCGCCTACTGCAATTCAAAGTTCCGAAGACGGTTTGATTTTGACGGTGCCTGCGATTGCAGAAACGCCGATTGAAACAGCACTTGTCGGCGAATTTAATGCGGACAATGTTCTCTTGGTCATGAGTTGGGCAAAAGCGATTGGCATTTCGGAAGCGTCAATTCGCAAGGCGCTCAAAACGGTAAAAGTGCCGGGGCGTTTTGAAATGACATTTAACGATGGAAATCGCCGCGTCATCGTGGACTATGCGCATACTCCCGATGCGTTGGAACGCGTTCTGCGCGTTGCGCGCTCGCTTACGAAAGGAAAACTTTCTGTCGTCTTTGGTTGCGGCGGAGACCGCGATCGCAATAAGCGTCACATCATGGGCGCCATCGCCGAAAACGGAGCTGATTTTGCTTGGGTCACTTCGGATAATCCGCGGACCGAAAAGCCCGAAGCGATTATCGAAGACATTGTGAGCGGTATGCATTCGGATCATTTTAAAGTCATCGTTTCGAGAGAAGAAGCGATTCGCGAAGCGTGCCACGCAATGCAATCGGGAGATTTTCTCGTCGTCGCGGGCAAAGGCCACGAAAATTATCAAATCATCGGAAAGACGAAACATCATTTTGATGATCACGAAATTATTCTGCGGGAGATGCACTAA